From Acidimicrobiia bacterium, the proteins below share one genomic window:
- a CDS encoding ComEA family DNA-binding protein yields the protein MDRSWLAGASLASLAVVGALILWPSPQAPPVVERLTTPARTATPGTIVVHVSGAVARPGLIALPEGARVADAIAAAGGALPSASLTALNLAAPVAGGHRVVVPEEGTSPGAAGGTGGPISVNLATADELEGLPGVGPVLAQRIVEHRERYGPFGVVEDLLDVTGIGEAKLAAIRDHITVP from the coding sequence ATGGATCGGTCCTGGCTCGCCGGAGCCTCCCTCGCCTCGCTCGCCGTCGTCGGGGCGTTGATCCTCTGGCCGTCACCGCAGGCCCCACCGGTGGTCGAACGGCTCACGACACCGGCTCGCACGGCGACGCCGGGGACGATCGTCGTCCATGTGTCGGGCGCCGTGGCACGGCCCGGGCTAATCGCGCTGCCGGAAGGAGCGCGGGTCGCCGATGCCATCGCCGCAGCAGGGGGTGCCCTGCCGTCGGCGTCGCTGACGGCACTCAACCTTGCTGCTCCGGTGGCCGGTGGCCATCGGGTCGTCGTGCCGGAGGAGGGAACGTCCCCCGGCGCCGCCGGTGGAACCGGAGGACCGATCTCGGTGAACCTCGCCACTGCAGACGAGCTGGAGGGACTGCCAGGCGTCGGCCCCGTGCTGGCCCAGCGGATCGTCGAGCATCGGGAGCGGTACGGACCGTTCGGGGTCGTCGAGGACCTGCTCGACGTCACCGGAATCGGGGAGGCGAAGCTGGCCGCGATCCGCGACCACATCACCGTGCCGTGA
- a CDS encoding type II CAAX endopeptidase family protein has protein sequence MDEPRPWRVRDAVAVFVAGTAAATAAYLAVGDATVLAVFGVIIPAQLVGIVLALAALAPRRQPWRQSFRWSAHWSDLVGLPIGLGIQVVLALVVASIARSVDIEIPTQEVIDSAAAAATWFEWTLVAVGIVVLGPLVEEVLFRGVLLGALERRSRFVAVYGSALLFASAHALDSAAWLMLPSLFVLGVVLGYEVLRTGRLGRVVAIHAGFNFLALVGLIVD, from the coding sequence ATGGATGAGCCTCGCCCGTGGCGGGTGAGGGACGCGGTGGCGGTGTTCGTAGCCGGTACGGCCGCGGCGACCGCCGCCTACCTGGCGGTCGGTGACGCCACGGTGCTCGCCGTCTTCGGCGTGATCATTCCCGCACAACTGGTCGGCATCGTCCTGGCCCTCGCCGCGCTTGCCCCGCGCCGGCAGCCGTGGCGGCAGTCCTTTCGCTGGTCGGCCCACTGGAGCGACCTCGTCGGACTGCCCATCGGCCTCGGGATCCAGGTGGTGCTCGCTCTCGTGGTGGCGTCGATCGCCCGTTCCGTGGACATCGAGATACCGACACAGGAGGTCATCGACTCGGCGGCGGCCGCCGCCACCTGGTTCGAGTGGACCCTGGTGGCCGTCGGCATCGTCGTCCTGGGACCGCTCGTGGAGGAGGTGCTCTTCCGCGGGGTGTTGTTGGGCGCACTGGAGCGGCGCTCCAGGTTCGTCGCGGTGTATGGCAGCGCCCTGCTGTTCGCCTCAGCACACGCGCTCGATTCCGCGGCGTGGCTCATGCTCCCGAGCCTGTTCGTTCTCGGCGTCGTCCTCGGGTACGAGGTGCTTCGGACCGGTCGACTGGGGCGCGTCGTCGCCATCCACGCCGGCTTCAACTTCCTGGCCCTGGTGGGGCTCATCGTCGACTGA
- a CDS encoding ComEC/Rec2 family competence protein, producing the protein MTRRVAAVQDLPAVVAACGSVTGALAAPVSALGVSIVGVITLVWCVKARQRLVALGAAAFLAGAMSAVAAHGRIAGTLEAPLPEGPVRIVGTIVSAPARVVIAPDHLLGPSGWEPWRGPRVQVAGLEAADVGDRFVLSGDLRRRPRVQLGGPVAGDLRVLDGWRLAPSANPVVVAANALRSRVESGLRPVVHRPEGALVSGFLIGDVRRLPPDDYEALRLAGLSHFVVVSGSNVALFLAALWLATGPLGWSPHRRIVVGLVGVVVFAVVTRWEPSVLRASAMAVAVLGARLVGWHVSALRALSLAVTTLVVATGSIVYDVGFQLSVAATAGIVLGASLWVGRRPLWLWASLGASLSAQVAVAPILLGHFGSIPIVSPLTNLVSAPLVAVATMTGGVGAVAGAWPLVEIAAAVAGVVLVVARAGAEVGQIGWVGFLLSLAVLGVAWRHRGLRGPVALISVVAVGLSLVPAGPPDRPVVRFLDVGQGDATLFQGPGGETILLDGGLDPRILRSHLRQRGVRRIDLLVITHRHADHSAGLVGITRTVPVARVWHPPQLGESSPLDVVVDEVVGSGALAEVPSVGDRVGVGEFEITVLGPLRRYASPNDGSIVLLVEARGHRVLMTGDIEAIAQAELGPISADVMKVPHQGAATSSLEWLKASRPAVAVISVGPNTFGHPSQDVIGVLEGAGAVVRRTDLEGTITILLDRSPALASVP; encoded by the coding sequence GTGACTCGCCGGGTCGCGGCGGTGCAGGATCTTCCCGCGGTGGTCGCCGCCTGCGGATCGGTGACCGGGGCGTTGGCGGCTCCGGTGTCGGCACTCGGGGTATCGATCGTCGGGGTCATCACGCTGGTGTGGTGCGTGAAGGCACGCCAGCGGCTGGTCGCTCTGGGTGCCGCCGCCTTCCTCGCCGGGGCGATGTCGGCAGTGGCGGCCCACGGGCGAATCGCCGGGACCCTGGAGGCGCCGCTGCCAGAAGGCCCGGTTCGCATCGTGGGGACCATCGTGTCGGCACCGGCGCGGGTCGTGATCGCCCCGGATCACCTGCTCGGTCCGTCGGGTTGGGAGCCGTGGCGTGGACCCAGGGTGCAGGTCGCCGGGCTGGAGGCAGCGGACGTCGGTGACCGCTTCGTCCTCTCCGGCGACCTCCGTCGTCGGCCCCGAGTGCAACTCGGGGGCCCGGTCGCCGGCGACCTCCGGGTGCTGGATGGGTGGCGACTCGCCCCTTCGGCCAATCCGGTCGTGGTGGCGGCGAATGCGCTGAGGTCGCGGGTCGAGTCCGGGCTGCGCCCGGTGGTGCATCGCCCCGAGGGGGCCCTTGTGTCGGGGTTCCTCATCGGTGATGTCCGCCGATTGCCACCCGACGACTACGAGGCGCTCCGTCTGGCCGGCTTGAGCCACTTCGTGGTCGTGTCGGGGAGCAACGTCGCCTTGTTCCTCGCAGCGCTCTGGCTGGCCACAGGGCCGCTCGGGTGGTCGCCACATCGAAGGATCGTGGTAGGTCTCGTCGGGGTCGTCGTGTTCGCCGTCGTCACCCGATGGGAGCCGTCCGTCCTGCGCGCCTCGGCCATGGCCGTTGCCGTGCTTGGCGCCCGCCTGGTCGGATGGCATGTCAGCGCGCTCCGGGCGCTGTCTCTGGCGGTCACGACGCTGGTCGTCGCCACGGGGAGCATCGTGTACGACGTGGGCTTTCAGTTGTCGGTGGCGGCCACCGCCGGCATCGTCCTCGGCGCGTCCCTGTGGGTGGGGCGCCGTCCGCTCTGGCTGTGGGCTTCGCTCGGGGCGTCGCTCTCCGCACAGGTGGCCGTGGCTCCCATCCTGCTTGGTCACTTCGGCTCGATCCCGATTGTGAGTCCCCTGACCAATCTCGTGTCGGCTCCCCTTGTCGCCGTGGCCACCATGACGGGTGGGGTCGGCGCCGTTGCGGGCGCATGGCCTCTCGTGGAGATCGCCGCGGCGGTGGCCGGTGTCGTCCTGGTGGTCGCCCGCGCCGGGGCCGAGGTGGGCCAGATCGGCTGGGTGGGTTTCCTCCTGTCGTTGGCCGTCCTGGGGGTGGCGTGGCGTCACCGGGGCCTACGCGGTCCGGTCGCCTTGATCTCGGTGGTGGCGGTGGGGCTGTCGTTGGTACCGGCGGGACCCCCGGACCGACCGGTGGTCCGGTTCCTCGACGTCGGGCAGGGTGACGCGACGCTGTTCCAAGGCCCCGGCGGCGAGACGATCCTCCTCGATGGTGGGTTGGATCCGCGGATCCTCCGATCCCACCTGCGCCAGCGAGGTGTCCGCCGGATCGATCTGCTCGTGATCACCCACCGTCATGCCGACCACTCGGCCGGCCTCGTGGGTATCACCCGTACCGTCCCGGTCGCCCGGGTCTGGCATCCCCCGCAACTCGGCGAGTCGTCGCCACTGGATGTGGTGGTCGACGAGGTCGTGGGCTCGGGGGCGCTCGCCGAGGTGCCGTCGGTGGGGGATCGGGTCGGTGTCGGCGAGTTCGAGATCACCGTGCTCGGCCCGCTCCGTCGCTACGCCTCTCCCAACGATGGATCGATCGTGCTGCTGGTAGAAGCGCGCGGGCACCGCGTCCTCATGACGGGGGACATCGAGGCGATCGCCCAGGCCGAGCTGGGCCCGATCTCCGCCGATGTGATGAAGGTTCCCCATCAGGGTGCGGCGACCTCGTCCCTGGAGTGGCTGAAGGCGAGCCGCCCGGCGGTGGCGGTGATCAGTGTCGGTCCCAACACCTTCGGGCATCCGAGCCAGGACGTGATCGGCGTACTCGAGGGTGCCGGCGCGGTGGTCCGGCGCACCGACCTGGAGGGAACGATCACGATCCTGCTCGACCGATCACCGGCGCTAGCGTCGGTGCCGTGA